A region from the Wansuia hejianensis genome encodes:
- the tyrS gene encoding tyrosine--tRNA ligase: MKIYDELVARGLIAQVTDEKEIRELVDNGKAVFYIGFDPTADSLHVGHFMALCLMKRLQMAGNRPIALLGGGTGMIGDPSGRSDMRQMMTPETIQHNCDCFKRQMSRFIDFSDDKALMVNNAEWLMDLNYIEFIREIGPHFSVNQMLRAECYKQRMEKGLSFLEFNYMLMQSYDFYELFQRYNCNMQFGGDDQWSNMLGGTDLIRRKLHKDAYAMTINLLLNSEGKKMGKTQSGAVWLDPDKTTPFEFYQYWRNIGDADVLKCLRMLTFLPIEQIDEMDQWEGSQLNQAKEILAYELTGLVHGEEEAKKAEAGAKALFTGGGDAAHMPTTELAEEDFEEGAIDLITLLVKAELAGTRSEARRSIEQGGVSIDGEKIGDIRYQVKKESIGTDGILLKRGKKNFKKICVQ, encoded by the coding sequence ATGAAAATCTATGATGAACTGGTTGCCCGGGGCCTGATTGCCCAGGTGACAGATGAAAAGGAAATCCGTGAGCTGGTTGACAATGGTAAAGCTGTCTTTTATATCGGATTTGATCCTACGGCAGACAGCCTTCATGTGGGGCATTTTATGGCCCTCTGCCTGATGAAACGCCTTCAGATGGCCGGCAACCGGCCTATCGCACTTCTGGGCGGAGGAACCGGCATGATCGGGGACCCTTCTGGGAGATCTGATATGAGGCAGATGATGACGCCGGAGACCATCCAGCATAACTGTGACTGTTTTAAGCGGCAGATGAGCCGTTTTATTGACTTTTCTGATGATAAAGCGCTGATGGTGAATAATGCGGAATGGCTGATGGATCTGAATTATATTGAATTTATCCGTGAGATCGGCCCTCATTTCTCAGTAAACCAGATGCTGAGGGCTGAGTGCTACAAGCAGAGAATGGAAAAAGGGCTGAGTTTTCTGGAGTTTAACTACATGCTGATGCAGAGCTATGATTTCTATGAGCTGTTCCAGCGCTACAACTGCAACATGCAGTTCGGCGGCGACGATCAGTGGAGCAATATGCTGGGCGGGACCGATCTGATCCGGAGAAAGCTGCATAAAGACGCCTATGCAATGACGATTAACCTGCTGCTGAATTCTGAGGGCAAAAAAATGGGCAAGACCCAGTCAGGCGCGGTCTGGCTGGATCCTGACAAGACGACTCCTTTTGAATTTTATCAATACTGGCGGAATATCGGGGATGCGGATGTCCTCAAATGCCTGAGGATGCTGACCTTCCTTCCCATTGAACAGATCGATGAGATGGATCAGTGGGAAGGCAGCCAGCTGAACCAGGCGAAGGAGATCCTGGCTTACGAGCTGACTGGGCTGGTTCACGGAGAAGAGGAGGCCAAGAAAGCGGAGGCAGGCGCAAAGGCTCTCTTTACCGGGGGCGGTGACGCCGCTCATATGCCAACCACAGAGCTGGCAGAAGAAGACTTTGAAGAAGGGGCAATTGATTTAATCACACTGCTGGTGAAGGCCGAGCTGGCCGGCACCCGCTCAGAGGCGAGAAGGTCGATAGAACAGGGCGGTGTTTCCATTGATGGAGAAAAGATCGGCGATATCCGGTATCAGGTAAAGAAAGAATCCATCGGTACAGACGGAATCCTGCTGAAACGGGGTAAAAAGAACTTTAAAAAGATTTGCGTCCAATAG
- the alaS gene encoding alanine--tRNA ligase has product MKKYGVNELRKMFLEFFESKGHLALKSFSLVPQNDKSLLLINSGMAPLKPYFTGAEIPPRKRVTTCQKCIRTGDIENVGKTARHGTFFEMLGNFSFGDYFKQDAIRWSWEFLTEVVGLDPERLYPSVYLEDDEAFKIWKDEIGIAPERIFKFGKDDNFWEHGSGPCGPCSEIYYDRGEKYGCGQPGCTVGCECDRYMEVWNNVFTQFDNDGEGHYTELDQKNIDTGMGLERLAVVVQDVDSIFDVDTIQALRNRVCEIAGREYHQNHETDVSIRLITDHIRSATFMISDGIMPTNEGRGYVLRRLIRRAARHGRLLGISHLFLAELAGAVIEGSKDGYPELEDKKDFIFNVLNNEESQFNKTIDQGLRILGDMEQKMNEKGEKQLSGEHAFKLYDTYGFPVDLTKEILEEKGYEIDEAGFKACMKEQQERARKARETTNYMGADATVYDEIDPSVTTDFVGYDCLEAESQITVLTSETELRDSLMEGERGTVIVGQTPFYATMGGQQGDCGRIETANGVFEVEDTIKLRGGKYGHVGTMKSGMISKGEKAVLKVDQPSRKNTEKNHSATHLLQKALKTVLGAHVEQKGSLVAPNRLRFDFAHFQAMTKEELQAVEDLVNREIAAQLPVHTDIMSLDEAKQTGAMALFGEKYGDEVRVVSMGDFSKELCGGTHVHNTGDVMLFKIISESGTAAGVRRIEALTGQGVIDYYKREEEQLHEAARALKASPEDLLDKIGHLQAELKALHSENESLKSKMASESLGDVMDQVTDIKGIKLLAASVPDVDMNGLRDLGDQLKEKLGQGVIVLLSAKDGKVNLVAMVTEEAQKAGAHAGNLVKAAASVVGGGGGGRPGMAQAGGKNPDKIPEAVKKIPEILSAQIQ; this is encoded by the coding sequence ATGAAAAAATATGGCGTAAATGAATTGCGGAAAATGTTCCTGGAATTCTTTGAGAGTAAGGGGCATCTGGCGCTGAAAAGCTTTTCCCTGGTTCCGCAGAATGATAAAAGCCTGCTGCTGATTAATTCCGGCATGGCGCCGTTAAAACCCTATTTCACCGGAGCTGAGATACCGCCCCGGAAGAGGGTGACTACCTGCCAGAAGTGTATTCGCACGGGTGATATTGAAAATGTCGGGAAGACGGCCCGCCACGGCACCTTTTTCGAGATGCTGGGTAACTTTTCTTTCGGGGACTATTTTAAGCAGGATGCGATCCGCTGGTCCTGGGAGTTCCTGACAGAGGTAGTGGGCCTTGACCCGGAACGTCTGTATCCGTCCGTCTATCTGGAGGACGATGAAGCCTTTAAGATCTGGAAGGACGAGATCGGCATAGCACCGGAACGGATCTTTAAATTCGGCAAGGATGATAACTTCTGGGAGCATGGAAGCGGCCCCTGCGGCCCCTGTTCGGAGATCTATTATGACAGAGGGGAAAAGTATGGCTGCGGACAGCCGGGATGCACCGTAGGCTGTGAATGCGACCGCTATATGGAAGTCTGGAATAATGTATTCACGCAGTTTGACAATGACGGAGAAGGCCATTATACGGAGCTGGACCAGAAGAATATTGACACAGGAATGGGACTGGAACGTCTGGCCGTCGTCGTGCAGGACGTAGATTCTATATTTGACGTGGACACGATTCAGGCGCTGAGAAACCGTGTCTGTGAGATTGCCGGCCGGGAATACCACCAGAACCATGAAACCGACGTCTCCATACGGCTGATTACCGACCATATACGTTCCGCAACCTTCATGATCTCAGACGGGATCATGCCTACCAACGAAGGCAGGGGCTATGTGCTTCGCCGTCTGATCCGCCGTGCTGCCAGACATGGAAGGCTGCTGGGCATCAGCCATCTGTTCCTTGCAGAATTGGCTGGAGCGGTTATTGAGGGAAGCAAAGACGGTTATCCTGAGCTGGAGGATAAAAAAGATTTTATCTTTAATGTACTCAATAATGAGGAAAGCCAGTTTAACAAAACCATTGACCAGGGACTTCGGATTCTCGGTGATATGGAGCAGAAGATGAATGAAAAGGGTGAGAAACAGCTGTCCGGTGAACATGCGTTTAAGCTCTATGACACTTATGGCTTCCCAGTGGATCTGACGAAGGAGATCCTGGAGGAAAAGGGCTATGAGATTGATGAGGCCGGTTTCAAAGCATGCATGAAGGAGCAGCAGGAGCGGGCCCGAAAAGCCAGGGAGACAACGAACTATATGGGCGCGGACGCCACGGTCTATGACGAAATAGATCCTTCCGTGACGACGGATTTCGTGGGATATGACTGTCTGGAGGCCGAATCACAGATCACCGTCCTCACCAGCGAGACAGAGCTTAGGGACTCCCTGATGGAGGGTGAAAGAGGAACGGTAATTGTCGGGCAGACGCCTTTTTACGCTACCATGGGCGGCCAGCAGGGAGACTGCGGGCGGATTGAGACAGCTAACGGTGTGTTTGAAGTGGAGGATACCATAAAGCTCCGGGGCGGAAAATACGGCCATGTGGGAACGATGAAGTCTGGTATGATATCCAAAGGTGAGAAGGCTGTGCTGAAAGTAGACCAGCCGTCCAGAAAGAATACAGAGAAGAACCACAGTGCCACACACCTGCTTCAGAAGGCGCTTAAGACCGTTCTGGGAGCTCATGTAGAGCAGAAGGGGTCACTGGTGGCGCCGAACAGGCTCCGCTTTGATTTCGCACACTTCCAGGCGATGACGAAGGAAGAACTGCAGGCGGTTGAGGACCTGGTGAATCGGGAAATTGCCGCACAGCTTCCGGTCCATACGGATATCATGTCTCTGGATGAAGCGAAGCAGACAGGCGCAATGGCGCTTTTTGGAGAAAAATATGGTGATGAAGTCCGCGTGGTTTCCATGGGCGACTTTTCAAAAGAACTGTGCGGAGGAACTCATGTACACAACACCGGTGATGTGATGCTGTTTAAGATTATTTCAGAATCCGGGACAGCTGCCGGAGTACGAAGGATCGAAGCTCTCACAGGCCAGGGCGTCATCGATTATTATAAGAGAGAAGAAGAGCAGCTTCATGAGGCAGCCAGGGCGCTGAAAGCCTCTCCGGAAGACCTGCTGGATAAAATCGGACATCTTCAGGCCGAACTGAAGGCACTCCACAGTGAAAATGAATCTCTGAAGAGCAAAATGGCTTCAGAATCGCTGGGAGATGTGATGGACCAGGTGACAGATATAAAGGGCATTAAGCTGCTGGCCGCCTCGGTTCCGGATGTGGATATGAACGGCCTCCGTGATCTGGGAGATCAGCTGAAGGAAAAGCTGGGACAGGGTGTAATCGTTCTGTTATCCGCCAAAGACGGAAAGGTGAATCTGGTGGCAATGGTCACAGAAGAAGCTCAGAAAGCGGGAGCACATGCAGGAAATCTTGTGAAAGCGGCAGCCTCAGTTGTGGGCGGCGGCGGCGGCGGGCGTCCGGGCATGGCCCAGGCCGGAGGCAAGAATCCCGACAAGATCCCGGAAGCGGTGAAGAAGATCCCGGAGATACTCTCTGCACAGATCCAGTAA
- the rpsU gene encoding 30S ribosomal protein S21, which translates to MSNVIVKENETLDSALRRFKRSCAKAGIQQEIRKREHYEKPSVRRKKKSEAARKRKYN; encoded by the coding sequence ATGTCAAATGTAATCGTAAAAGAGAACGAGACGTTGGATAGCGCTTTACGCAGATTCAAACGCAGCTGTGCAAAGGCCGGTATTCAGCAGGAGATCCGTAAAAGAGAGCATTACGAGAAACCAAGTGTTCGTCGTAAGAAAAAATCTGAAGCGGCTAGAAAGCGTAAATATAATTAA
- the cls gene encoding cardiolipin synthase, with protein sequence MGMLKKILKFFSNRITVTVFAMALQFAWYFFLVLFITSSNVFFNVAMWVIAFATVLWLINQRINPGYKLIWTILILAMPIVGLIFYFVMGKSRVARKFQKELKKVKQENGELLREDPEVREKLRELDLGIANQSWYLTNTVHMPCYQNTVTEYFAVGEDWFAKYVEELKKAEHYIFMEYFIVAEGYMWDTVLDILKEKVKQGVDVRLIYDGVGCLTTLPSKYYRELQAYGIKCAAFNPFRPFLNIILNNRDHRKITVIDGHTAFNGGINLADEYINQRSRFGHWKDSGIYIHGEAVWNMTAMFLEMWSVMLQTPCDFEKYRPRQYYEETFKSDGFVQPYGDSPLDDETVGENVYRNMISNAKRYVYIFTPYLVLDNEMMTELCNAAKKGVDVRIVTPGIPDKKMVFLLTQSYYQQLLESGVRIYEYTPGFIHSKSFVCDDEAAVVSTINLDYRSLYLHFECGTWLYQTESVMEVKKDALDTFEISREIDLDFCKNRHIFVRAFQSVLRAIAPIL encoded by the coding sequence ATGGGAATGCTCAAGAAAATACTAAAGTTCTTTTCTAACCGAATTACCGTGACTGTTTTTGCGATGGCGCTCCAGTTTGCATGGTATTTTTTCCTGGTTCTGTTCATTACCAGTAGCAATGTTTTTTTTAATGTTGCCATGTGGGTGATCGCTTTTGCCACGGTTCTCTGGCTGATTAACCAGAGGATCAATCCGGGTTATAAGCTGATCTGGACAATCCTGATCCTGGCCATGCCGATTGTTGGCCTGATCTTTTATTTTGTCATGGGCAAGTCCAGAGTGGCAAGGAAATTCCAGAAGGAACTGAAGAAAGTAAAGCAGGAAAACGGGGAATTGCTGCGCGAAGACCCTGAGGTGCGGGAAAAGCTCCGGGAGCTGGATCTGGGCATAGCCAACCAGTCATGGTATCTGACCAATACGGTGCATATGCCCTGTTACCAGAATACTGTGACGGAGTATTTTGCCGTAGGCGAAGACTGGTTCGCAAAATATGTGGAAGAACTGAAGAAGGCAGAGCATTATATCTTTATGGAGTATTTCATTGTGGCGGAAGGCTATATGTGGGATACGGTCCTGGACATTCTGAAGGAGAAGGTAAAGCAGGGTGTGGACGTCCGTCTGATCTATGACGGCGTAGGCTGTCTGACCACGCTTCCCTCCAAATATTACAGAGAGCTTCAGGCTTATGGCATTAAATGCGCCGCTTTTAACCCCTTCCGCCCGTTTTTAAATATTATTCTGAATAACCGGGATCACCGGAAAATCACTGTCATTGATGGGCACACGGCTTTTAACGGGGGAATCAACCTGGCAGATGAATATATCAACCAGAGATCCCGGTTCGGCCACTGGAAAGATTCAGGCATCTATATCCATGGAGAGGCCGTCTGGAATATGACCGCTATGTTCCTGGAAATGTGGTCGGTTATGCTGCAGACTCCCTGCGACTTTGAAAAATACCGTCCCCGCCAATATTACGAAGAAACCTTCAAAAGCGACGGCTTTGTCCAGCCCTACGGTGATTCGCCCCTGGATGACGAGACAGTGGGTGAAAACGTATACAGGAACATGATCAGTAATGCAAAGAGGTATGTATATATCTTTACTCCCTATCTGGTGCTGGATAACGAAATGATGACGGAGCTGTGCAACGCTGCCAAAAAGGGCGTGGACGTGAGAATTGTAACGCCTGGCATACCTGATAAAAAAATGGTTTTTCTTCTGACACAGTCCTATTATCAGCAGCTTCTGGAATCGGGAGTCAGAATCTATGAATATACGCCAGGTTTCATCCACTCTAAAAGCTTCGTCTGTGATGACGAGGCGGCGGTGGTAAGCACGATCAACCTGGACTACAGGAGCCTGTACCTCCACTTTGAATGCGGCACCTGGCTCTATCAGACGGAATCGGTAATGGAAGTAAAAAAAGACGCGTTGGATACGTTCGAGATCTCCAGAGAGATCGATCTGGATTTCTGCAAGAACAGGCATATTTTTGTACGGGCCTTCCAGAGTGTCCTGAGAGCGATCGCGCCGATTTTATGA
- a CDS encoding D-alanyl-D-alanine carboxypeptidase family protein yields the protein MKKVLCSLLSFLLIFLMMTPAEVRAELEISAPSVLLLEESTGQVLYEKNADEQRSPASITKIMTLILIFDELEKGTISLTDEVVTSAHAKSMGGSQVFLEEGEKQTVETLIKCIVVASGNDASVAMAEYIAGSESDFVARMNARAAELGMTATKFEDCCGLTDSAGHYTTARDVALMSRELVTHYPQILNYSSIWMEDITHVTAQGTKPFTLSNTNKLIRSYEGCVGLKTGSTSTAKYCVSAVAQRNGITLIAVVMGAPDHKVRFTDASVLLNYGFGSCTLYEDENQEEFNPVPVENSITKEVKVAYAEKFRYLETEGRDLSQIQKTVELPEKVTAPVKKGETAGRAVYTLDGQEIGSVAILYQKDVEAAEYVDYVKLLWKQYLRFGNKDSQDEVPAEG from the coding sequence ATGAAAAAAGTTCTTTGCAGCTTATTGTCCTTTCTTTTGATTTTTCTGATGATGACGCCGGCAGAGGTGCGAGCTGAACTGGAGATTTCAGCCCCGAGTGTCCTGCTGCTGGAAGAGAGCACCGGCCAGGTTTTGTATGAGAAAAATGCAGACGAGCAGCGCAGCCCCGCCAGCATTACGAAAATCATGACTCTGATCCTGATTTTCGATGAACTGGAAAAAGGTACGATCAGCCTGACGGATGAAGTGGTTACGAGCGCCCATGCCAAGAGCATGGGAGGTTCCCAGGTTTTTCTGGAGGAGGGAGAAAAACAGACGGTTGAGACACTGATCAAGTGTATTGTGGTGGCGTCGGGGAATGATGCGTCAGTTGCCATGGCTGAATACATAGCTGGCAGTGAGAGCGATTTTGTAGCCCGGATGAATGCGCGGGCCGCGGAGCTGGGTATGACGGCGACTAAATTTGAGGATTGCTGCGGGCTGACAGATTCAGCCGGGCATTATACCACAGCCAGGGATGTGGCGCTGATGTCCCGGGAGCTGGTGACTCACTACCCTCAGATTCTTAACTATTCTTCCATCTGGATGGAGGATATCACCCATGTGACGGCCCAGGGGACGAAACCTTTTACGCTGTCTAATACGAATAAGCTGATCAGAAGCTATGAAGGCTGCGTTGGTCTGAAAACAGGCAGCACCAGCACGGCAAAATACTGTGTCAGCGCCGTGGCCCAGAGGAACGGAATCACCCTGATCGCAGTGGTCATGGGGGCGCCGGATCACAAGGTGCGGTTTACGGATGCGTCAGTCCTGCTGAATTACGGGTTTGGCAGCTGCACCCTCTATGAGGATGAAAACCAGGAGGAATTCAATCCGGTTCCCGTGGAAAATTCGATTACAAAAGAGGTGAAGGTTGCCTATGCAGAGAAATTCCGATATCTGGAGACCGAAGGAAGGGACCTTTCACAGATCCAGAAGACGGTAGAACTCCCTGAGAAGGTTACCGCGCCGGTTAAAAAGGGAGAGACGGCCGGCCGGGCTGTCTATACGCTGGATGGGCAGGAAATCGGCAGTGTGGCGATTCTGTATCAGAAGGATGTGGAGGCCGCGGAATATGTTGATTATGTGAAGCTGCTTTGGAAGCAATACCTGCGCTTTGGAAATAAAGATTCTCAGGATGAGGTTCCGGCGGAAGGTTAA
- a CDS encoding metallophosphoesterase, translating into MKKFAVQQYELNKRKSGLGRGTLRFAFLTDLHNVTVGPDNRDLLAAVGEAKPDAVLCGGDMIVGKPGSPVEPARTLMLQLAERYPVYCATGNHEYRTKIYPETYPGMYEAYQKPLQKAGVIFLENKKAVFKKEDLTAVIYGYDMERRYYDRFRRRKLPVEAVNQALGRPDPENVTMLLAHNPAQMDTYFRWGADVTLCGHYHGGVVRLGEHRGLVSPDFRLFPGDVHGLFRRGGKSVIVSAGLGEHTLPLRICNPRELVVLDIKVS; encoded by the coding sequence ATGAAAAAATTTGCCGTACAACAATATGAGCTGAATAAACGTAAAAGCGGGCTGGGGAGGGGTACTCTGCGGTTCGCTTTTCTTACCGATCTTCATAATGTGACGGTCGGTCCGGATAACCGGGACCTGCTGGCTGCTGTCGGAGAAGCGAAGCCTGACGCTGTACTCTGCGGAGGCGATATGATCGTCGGGAAACCCGGAAGCCCGGTGGAGCCGGCAAGAACCCTGATGCTTCAGCTTGCGGAGCGGTATCCCGTATATTGTGCGACAGGGAACCATGAATACCGAACCAAAATATATCCGGAGACCTACCCCGGCATGTATGAAGCCTATCAAAAGCCCCTGCAGAAGGCGGGAGTTATATTTTTAGAAAATAAAAAGGCCGTTTTCAAAAAGGAGGACCTGACAGCGGTGATCTACGGCTACGATATGGAGCGCCGTTATTATGACCGCTTTAGGCGGAGAAAGCTTCCGGTGGAAGCGGTTAATCAGGCGCTGGGCCGCCCGGACCCGGAGAATGTGACAATGCTGCTGGCCCACAATCCGGCGCAGATGGACACATATTTCCGCTGGGGGGCGGATGTGACTCTTTGCGGCCATTATCATGGAGGTGTCGTGCGCCTGGGAGAACACCGCGGTCTGGTCAGTCCGGATTTCCGCCTGTTTCCCGGGGATGTCCACGGCTTGTTCAGACGCGGCGGGAAGTCAGTGATTGTCAGCGCGGGGCTGGGGGAGCATACGCTGCCTCTGAGAATCTGCAACCCCAGAGAACTGGTGGTGCTGGACATAAAAGTATCGTGA
- a CDS encoding segregation and condensation protein A translates to MAIPVKLPVFEGPLDLLLHLIDKNKIDIYDIPIAEITDQYLDYIRQMDHEDMNVTSEFMVMAATLIDIKCRMLLPREMNEEGEEEDPREELVMQLLEYKKYKYMSYELRERMTEAGNTVCRKQSLPKSVLAYRPPVDMQELLADMSLDKLHEIFRSVLRRQEDKIDPIRSKFGHIEKEEVSLPEKMTYVESYAVKERQFSFRALLEGQPSKTQIVVTFLAVLELMKTGKIRIQQEEIFGDILIESMEDEDTIVIPYTSVEE, encoded by the coding sequence ATGGCGATTCCTGTAAAGCTTCCGGTGTTCGAAGGTCCCCTGGATCTCCTTCTGCACCTGATCGACAAGAATAAGATAGATATTTATGATATCCCGATTGCGGAAATTACAGACCAGTATCTGGATTATATCAGGCAGATGGATCATGAGGATATGAACGTGACCAGTGAGTTCATGGTGATGGCTGCGACGCTGATTGACATCAAATGCCGGATGCTGCTGCCCCGTGAGATGAATGAAGAGGGAGAAGAGGAAGATCCCCGGGAGGAGCTGGTCATGCAGCTTCTGGAATATAAGAAATATAAATATATGTCCTATGAGCTAAGGGAACGGATGACAGAAGCCGGGAACACTGTCTGCCGGAAGCAGAGCCTTCCCAAAAGTGTGCTGGCCTACAGGCCTCCGGTGGATATGCAGGAGCTGCTGGCGGATATGTCCCTGGATAAGCTTCATGAGATCTTTCGGTCGGTGCTGCGCCGCCAGGAGGATAAGATCGATCCGATCCGGAGCAAATTCGGGCACATCGAGAAAGAGGAGGTGTCTCTTCCGGAGAAGATGACATATGTGGAGAGCTATGCGGTGAAGGAAAGACAGTTTTCTTTCCGCGCGCTGCTGGAGGGGCAGCCCAGCAAGACCCAGATCGTCGTGACATTTCTGGCGGTTCTGGAGCTGATGAAGACGGGGAAGATCCGGATCCAGCAGGAAGAGATTTTTGGGGATATACTGATTGAATCCATGGAAGATGAGGATACAATCGTAATACCATATACTTCAGTAGAGGAATGA
- the scpB gene encoding SMC-Scp complex subunit ScpB, with product MEQAEKTPEAAIEAILFSMGESVEVTKIAAAIGKEPEETREILERMKERYDREDRGIKLIELEGAFQLCTKQEYYDCLITIAQQPKKAVLTDVMLETLSIIAYKQPVTKAEIEKIRGVKCDHAVNRLVEYDLVQELGRLDAPGRPILFGTTEEFLRNFGIDSTEHLPEINPVQLEDFKAEAEAEVKIGI from the coding sequence ATGGAGCAAGCGGAAAAAACTCCGGAAGCTGCTATAGAGGCAATTTTATTTTCCATGGGAGAATCTGTGGAGGTAACAAAGATCGCCGCAGCCATCGGAAAAGAGCCGGAGGAAACCAGAGAGATATTGGAACGGATGAAGGAGCGGTATGACAGGGAAGACAGGGGAATTAAGCTGATTGAACTGGAGGGAGCGTTTCAGCTCTGTACAAAACAGGAGTATTATGACTGCCTGATCACCATAGCCCAGCAGCCTAAGAAAGCAGTACTGACAGACGTCATGCTGGAGACTTTGTCGATCATCGCATATAAGCAGCCGGTTACAAAGGCGGAGATTGAGAAAATCAGGGGCGTGAAGTGTGACCACGCGGTCAACCGGCTGGTAGAATATGATCTGGTACAGGAGCTGGGGCGGCTGGACGCCCCCGGACGGCCGATTTTATTCGGGACAACTGAGGAATTCCTGCGCAATTTCGGAATCGATTCCACCGAGCATCTGCCGGAGATCAATCCGGTACAGCTGGAGGATTTCAAGGCAGAAGCCGAGGCAGAGGTAAAAATAGGTATTTAA
- a CDS encoding ABC transporter ATP-binding protein, protein MINLRHVSKRYGNSGKMAVEDLNWDVEDGKITGFIGPNGAGKTTTLKMITGILSPTEGEILINGKDIVKEPLEAKRQFGFVADSPDSFLRIKGIEYLNFVADIYGVTTEARKGFIEKTAARFEMEDALSSRIQSYSHGMRQKIMVMGALIHNPSVWILDEPLTGLDPKSAFELKEMMREHAAAGNSVLFSTHVLEVAEKLCDRIGIINHGRQVYLGTLEALKEKYPNETLENIFLEITEHA, encoded by the coding sequence ATGATTAATTTAAGGCACGTGAGCAAAAGGTATGGCAACAGCGGGAAGATGGCTGTTGAAGACCTGAACTGGGATGTGGAGGACGGTAAAATTACAGGTTTTATCGGGCCGAACGGGGCAGGGAAGACAACAACGCTGAAGATGATTACAGGAATCCTTTCACCGACAGAGGGAGAGATCCTGATCAACGGCAAAGACATTGTAAAAGAGCCTTTGGAAGCAAAAAGGCAGTTCGGCTTCGTGGCGGACAGCCCGGATTCATTTCTGAGGATCAAGGGAATCGAATATTTGAATTTTGTGGCTGATATCTACGGCGTCACTACGGAAGCCCGGAAGGGATTCATAGAGAAAACCGCGGCACGATTTGAGATGGAGGACGCGCTGTCCAGCAGGATACAGAGTTATTCCCATGGGATGCGCCAGAAGATCATGGTCATGGGCGCCTTGATCCACAATCCCTCTGTGTGGATTCTGGACGAGCCTCTGACCGGCCTGGACCCGAAATCAGCATTTGAATTGAAAGAAATGATGCGGGAGCATGCGGCAGCGGGTAATTCGGTACTGTTTTCTACACATGTGCTGGAGGTGGCGGAGAAACTCTGCGACCGGATCGGCATTATCAATCACGGCAGACAGGTGTACCTGGGCACACTGGAAGCTCTGAAAGAAAAATATCCGAATGAAACGCTGGAAAATATTTTCCTGGAGATTACAGAACATGCGTAA